The proteins below come from a single Drosophila busckii strain San Diego stock center, stock number 13000-0081.31 chromosome X, ASM1175060v1, whole genome shotgun sequence genomic window:
- the LOC108607072 gene encoding luc7-like protein, translated as MVDAARQMLDELMGRNRNLHPSEAGQAVNWEDPEFCQFYNVKFCPHDLFINTRADLGPCTRIHDEEAKHLYEEARPSQRKRHTEDEFLRFCNVMLHDVDRKIQKGKQRLQLMQRDQPQNVPQVSRHQEQLNNLNARINKLMAEAEEAGIRGDVDQAQDLMTLCEELKEEKETMRQQQQQHLQNKTNITPPAITPTPSTNANEPHSGDEAPAPAPAPKASSPLANSSEVGANDSAEAIETPAEEATAATVTAPGSDSATDDTKTDAKIDAKADAKAAANWSHETLPEKQMKVCEICGAFLIVGDAQQRIEDHLMGKQHLGYSKLRNAVTEINERRQKEREEDERKRRDDRNVPRFHTTYDNRRGDLRGGDYRERSRDYGPSRQSSERRHHHHKSHHGHSYSRSGSHSSSGNSRSHRSSHYRHDSRDRHCRSRSRSRY; from the exons ATGGTGGACGCTGCCAGGCAAATGCTCGATGAGCTAATGGGGCGCAATCGTAATTTGCATCCTTCGGAGGCAGGACAAGCAGTCAATTGGGAAGATCCAGAG TTCTGTCAATTCTACAATGTGAAATTCTGCCCGCACGATCTTTTTATAAATACGCGCGCCGATCTTGGTCCTTGCACGCGTATCCACGACGAAGAGGCCAAGCATCTGTACGAGGAGGCACGCCCGTCACAGCGGAAACGGCACACCGAAGATGAGTTCCTTCGTTTTTGTAATGTCATGTTGCACGACGTGGATCGGAAGATACAAAAGGGCAAGCAACGCCTGCAGCTAATGCAGCGCGACCAACCGCAAAACGTGCCACAAGTGAGCAGGCACCAGGAGCAGCTAAATAATCTTAATGCGAGAATCAACAAACTAATGGCCGAGGCCGAAGAGGCTGGCATACGCGGCGATGTCGACCAGGCACAGGATCTCATGACACTCTGTGAAGAGCTCAAAGAGGAAAAGGAGACgatgcggcagcagcagcagcagcacctacAAAATAAGACAAACATAACACCACCAGCGATCACACCCACGCCTTCAACGAATGCCAACGAGCCACATAGCGGCGACGAGGCACCTgcaccagcgccagcaccaAAGGCATCCAGTCCACTGGCTAACAGCAGTGAAGTGGGCGCCAATGACAGTGCCGAGGCGATTGAAACGCCCGCTGaggaagcaacagcagcaacagtgacAGCACCTGGTAGTGACAGTGCCACCGATGATACCAAAACGGATGCGAAAATTGACGCAAAGGCAGAcgccaaagctgctgccaattggTCACATGAGACGCTCCCCGAGAAGCAAATGAAGGTGTGCGAAATCTGTGGCGCCTTTCTGATTGTGGGCGATGCACAACAACGAATTGAAGATCATCTAATGGGCAAGCAGCATCTGGGCTACTCCAAGCTGCGCAATGCCGTTACTGAGATCAACGAGCGTCGCCAAAAAGAGCGCGAGGAGGATGAGCGCAAGCGTCGCGATGATCGCAACGTGCCACGCTTTCATACAACCTACGACAATAGACG AGGCGACCTGCGCGGCGGCGATTATAGAGAGCGCAGTCGAGATTATGGACCCAGTCGGCAGTCATCAGAGCGACGCCATC ATCATCACAAGTCACATCATGGGCATTCATATTCGCGCAGCGgtagccacagcagcagcggcaacagtcGCAGTCACCGTAGCAGCCATTATCGTCATGATAGTCGAGACCGTCATTGTCGCAGTCGTAGTCGTAGTCGCTACTAG